Within Acinetobacter sp. LoGeW2-3, the genomic segment TCAGTTACTCAAGCATTGAGTAAAGCTGGTTTTAATGATGCCGTGGTACAGACTTTAGGTTCTGAACGTGACCTGATGGTACGTATGCCCGTGCAGAAAGATATCGAAGCGGAAGACTTGACCAAAGCCATTACTACTGCAGTTCAGCTGCCAGGTAATGCCGCTGAAGTGCCAAAGGTGGATGTCGTTGGTGGTCAGGTAGGTAACGAGCTGTACGTGCGTTCTGCAGGTGCAGTTGCCCTTGCTCTGCTACTAATGCTGGTCTATGTCACTATCCGCTTTGAGTTCAAGCTGGCAATGGGTGCAGTGCTGTCCTTGTTTCACGATATCGTCGTGACTCTCGGTGTCTTTGCCATGACACAATGGCCATTCGACCTGACTGTATTAGCAGCGTTGCTGGCAATTATCGGCTTCTCGCTGAACGACAACATCGTAGTATCTGACCGTATTCGTGAAAATTTCCGTAAGATCCGTGGTGCTGAACCACTGGAAATCGTCAATATTGCTTTGACCGAAACCTTACGTCGTACCATTCATACCTCAGCAACATTATTACTGGTTGTAGTAGCGATGATGGTGATGGGTGGTGCTGGCCTGAAATGGTTCTCGATCGCAATGTGTGTTGGTGTCTTTGTGGGTACCTATTCGTCGATCTATATCGGTACAGCCTTTGCCCTATGGCGTGGCCTCAACCGTCAGGACTTCATTGTTCAAGTGAAACCTGAATTTGATGAAGAGAACGAAATTCCATAATTTCGGCCTACTTTAAAAACATGAAAGCCCATCTTCTGATGGGCTTTTTTATGTTAGTTGAATCTGTTCAGGATACAAGATCGCGATCACTACACCGGCCTGCTGAATGTCCTGTTTCCGGAAACTGACCTGACGTTTGCCCTCCAGACTTTGGCAATGTAATTCCTGTTCAGTTTCAGCTTGTAGTTCCAGAATTAAACATAATTCATTGATGAGCTGTACGCAAAGCAGATCGGCTGGCTGAGCTTGTCTTTGACGATCACATAACAGCCACCAACCCGATTTTAGTATCGGGGCATAGACTTCGCTGCTGACTTGTATTGCATAGTGATTTGGCTGCAACTGAATCGTTGGCTCTATTTGATAATGCGCTGCGTCAATAGGCTTTAAACGGAATAGCTCCTGCTCCACCACTCGCATGCCATATAAATTGGGCACCGGAATATTTTGTACTTGTTGTATCTGCAGTTCTGGCTGATCCAAAATTAAAGCCTCCAGACCAAGTTGTTGTTCTAACTCCCGTGCAGCCTTTTCTCCAATCTGTCGCTTGCTATTCAGTAACTGGGCCACATGAGCCGCGGACAGACCATAATATTCGCAGATCTCTTTGCCAGTTTTAAATCGCTGACTAGCAATCCATTGATCAATGATCTTGCTCAGATTTTCTCTTCTACGTTCAAATAGTTCTGTCGTACTCATAGTAATTGGACGAATTCATTTTTATTAAGTGCTATTCAGCACCTTACAATAAAAAAGCCCACCAATAAATGGTGAGCTTTGATTTGAAAAATCAAATTAAAGTTTTACCAGGTCACCTTTCAGCGCTACACCTGCCACTGCAGTACCTTTCGCACATTGATAAGTCTTAGTGCTCTTGGTTTCATTGGCTTTATAATAGCTCACCAGATTAGTTACCGCATTCGCACCACGCGCTTTTGCAGTACGTTCAAACTGAATCAGTGCAGAACGCAATACATGGTCACAAGAAGATTCAGCTGACTTGGCAAAACCGTTGGTTTTTTTATTAGTGATCAAACCACGTTCGATAACACGACCACCTGACTTGGTGCCTGCCAGATAAAACTTCACTGAACCATCCAGCACGCCATCATCAACAGCACGCTTCACCGCTTCCTGGAAATCAAAATCATGCATATTATCTGCAGCCTGTGCAGATAGCACCCCACCAAAACCCAATACAGCTACTAAAGCAAATTGTTTAATTTTCATGTTATTACCCTCTAAAAGATTAGTTTAAAAATGTTGTTAATTGTGAGAATACGGCATTGTCCAGACGCATTTTCCAAGCCATTGCGTTCTTATGGATCTTATTGCCTTTTTGTTCCAGATTACGGCTGCCCGTAATTTGTGAAGAGACTTGCTGACCGCTCACCAGATAAGTGACCTGTAAATAGTGGCTACGGCGATTAATCCCTGCCACAACGCGATTGCTGTCTGTCTGTTCCACGACCCAGCCGGCACGTGCTTGCTGAGCAATCGCCTGCTTAATCTGCTTTTGTACATCAGCTGCAGAGACCTGTGCAGGAACACTAAACTGACGTTGTGGATAGTCAGAAATTTTAACCGTACTGCAAGCTGTGAGCCCTATTACCCCTGCTGCCGACAGAATCAGCAGCCAGTTTTTCAGTTTCATATTACCCTCTGAAATTATGCTTATTTATAATTAGATTTTTTTAAAGATCAGTGATGTGTTGATACCGCCAAAAGCAAAATTATTACTCATAATCATATCGGCAGACATGTTACGCATCTCACCCCGGATATAATCCAATTCTGCACACGTCGGGTCAATATGATCCAGATTTAAGGTCGGTACAAATTGCTGACGCTGCATCATTTCAATGCTCAGCCAAGCTTCAATAGCACCACAAGCCCCCAAGGTATGACCAAAATAGCTTTTTAATGAGCTAATTGGCTTTTTACCTAAAATGCGTAAGGTCGCTTGAGTTTCCGCTACATCCCCCTGATCGGTAGATGTACCATGTGCATTGACATAGTCAATCTGGGTCGCATCGACCTGCGCATCTTTAAGGGCCAGCTGCATGCAACGCCCCATCATTTCCGAATCTGGACGGGTCACATGCTGACCATCGGTATTGCTGCCATAGCCAATAATTTCAGCATAGATTTTGGCACCACGAGCTTTGGCATGTTCATATTCTTCCAGAATCAGACAGCCAGCACCTTCACCAACTACCAGCCCATCACGGTTCTGATCAAAAGGACGCGGGGTTTGTTCAGGATGATCATTCTTGCTGCTGGTCGCAAGTAGCACATCAAACACTGCTGAACCTGCAGCACTCAGCTCTTCTGCTCCACCAGCCAGCATGACTATCTGCTTACCATACTTGATTGCTTCATAAGCCTGACCAATTGCCATTGAGCCAGATGTACAAGCACTAGAAGTGGGTAACGTCAGGCCTTTCAAACCAAAATAAACTGTCATATTCACGGCACTGGTATGTGACATCATGCGGATATAAGTTGTGGCATTGAGTTGATTCATGTTGTTTTCAAGCAGCATGGCACCGAACTCACGGATAGCATCCACGCTTCCTGCAGAGGAACCAAAAGCCACACCAGTGTCGCCACTGGTCAGGATTTCATCACCCAGTAATCCTGCGTCTTCAAGCGCTTTTTCCGCACAGACTACAGACATCAGTGCAACACGGCCCATGCCGCGGGTGACCTTACGGTTAAAATGCTTCGGTACCGTAAAAGATTCAACCGGGCCACCCAGTTTGCTGCGTAAATCAGTATAGATTTCCCATTCGGGCATATAGCGAATTCCGCTCTGCCCTTCAGCAAATTGCGCAAAGATCTGATCTGCAGTTTCACCCAATGAGGTGATCCCTGACATTCCTGTAATAACAACACGTTTCATCAGATCAATCCTCCATTCACCGAGATGACCTGACGGGTGATATAACTCGCATCATCACTACACAGAAATTTTACCACTTTAGCCACTTCTTCAACCTGCCCCATACGCTGCATTGGAATCATTTTCAGCGCATGTTCCTTCACTTCTTCGGTAACCATTTCAGTTTCAATCAAACCGGGCGCGACACAGTTCACGGTGATTTTTCGTTTCGCCAGCTCCAAAGCTAAAGCTTTGGTTGCCCCAATCAGACCAGCTTTAGCGGCACTATAGTTCACCTGCCCACGATTACCCATCACGCCAGATACAGAAGATAAAGTGACGATACGGCCCCCTTGTTTCAGGCGGATCATTGGCATCATTAGTGGTTTGAGCACATTGTAAAAACCGTTCAGAGAAGTGGAGACCACATCATCCCAGTCTTCATCAGTCAATGCCGGGAAAGCACCATCACGTGTCAGGCCGGCATTTAGCACCACACCATAGAAAGCACCATGCTCTGCCACATCCTGCTCCAAGATTGCTGCGATCTGGGCACGATCATTGACATCGAACATGAGTACATGACTGGCTTGACCCAAAGCCTGAATTTCCTGTGCGACCTGCTCTGCTTCCTGCTGTCTGGAACGTGCATGTACCGTGACATCAAAACCAGCCTTGGCCAGTTCCAGTGCAATCGCCTTACCAATCCCCCGGCTAGAACCTGTGACTAAAATTCTTCTGCTCACTTTAATTTCCCAATCATGTCATCATTATCTGCAGGCTCATAAACACTTAGCATTGCAGTAAAATTATGTTCTTTATACTGTATTTCGCAATTAAATTGGCCTAGACCTTCGTGTAGATAACTCTGCTCTACCCGAATACGAACCACACTGCCTAATTCAAAATAAGGCACCAGCAATTGCATTTTGCGTGTTCCCAACAAAAAACCAATACGCGGTTGCTGACCTTTGGAATGCCCTTTATGCCCTGCATAAACGCTGACTGTCTGTGCCATCAGCTCAATACTGGTCCAGGTCGGTAAACCTTCAGCTTCACAGAACATCAGTTCAGGCCGAATAGTTAGTTCGGCAATGGCAAACTCATCATTGGCTTCAATTAAATGATCCACAAAGACCATTGGCTTTTCATGTGGAATAAACTGTACGGCATCCATCATGGACATGTGGTTCCTAAAATAAGACTGATATTGCTGCCGCCAAAAGCAAAAGAGTTACTCATCACATAACGAATTGGCTGATTTAATTCCGGGTTCAATACATAGTTTTGGTCATCTAACTCTGGATCAAGCACACCGTCCTGATGCAGTGGTAACCAGCTTTGATCCAATAACACCTGCTGACAGATATAGGCTTCAATCGCCCCGGCAGCGCCAAGACAATGGCCGGTTTTATGTTTGGTACTACTTAAAGGAACATCATGTTCTTGGAATACCGTGCGAACTGCCTTGATTTCCATCGCATCATTTTGCGGTGTCGAAGTGCCGTGCATATTCAGGTAGCCAATATCACTGGTCTGAATCCCGGCCATCTCCAAGGCTTTTTGCATGGCCTGAGCTGCACCCTGTCCTTCAGGATGCGGTGCAGAAATATGCCAGGCATCCATAGACTCGCCACTACCGAGTAACATGACTGGTGCAGTTTCTTTGGAAATTAAGAATAAACCTGCGGCCTCACCGATATTGATGCCATCACGCTGTGCACCACATGGCTGACAGATCCCTGCAGAGAGGCTTTCCAGGCTATTAAAACCATTTAAAGTCAGTCGGCATAAGGTATCCACTCCACCGACCAAAACTGCATCAGCAAGACCGGCATTTAACAAGCGCTGACCTGCGGCCAATGCCTTGGCAGCTGAAGAACAGGCAGTAGAAATGGTATAAGCAGGTCCGTGCCAACCTAAATACTGTTGCATGGCTTTGGCTAAGCAACCCATTTCCTGTTTACGATGATCCACCAAGTCTTCAGATTGCTGTGTGAAATAAACCTTCATCGCAGCTTCATTGTCACTCACCCCAGATGTCGAAGTACCTAAAATCACAGCCAGACGATGCTTTGGAAACTGAGCCACATAAGTCTGCACATCAGCTTCAATTTCTTTTAGTGCAGTTAAAGCAAAACGCAGGTTACGTGAATCAACATATTTGAGTACATCAGGCACTTCAGTGATCAGTTCACCATGATAAGCACCAACCCATACTTTCTGTTCTGGTAAAAAATCAGCACTTTCAGTCAAGGTATTTATAGGATGAGTGAGATTATATCGCAGCTGATCAGCAGTTGCCCCCAATGCTGATAGGCCTACACTCAACTGAATCCCGACAGCAGGATGAACAGTGTTGGGATTATGAACCATGCATTCCCTCATCATTTTCTAGTGTATTGCTCACAGGACTGATCACCATCTGATATGGCACCTGAATATTGTTCAACTCAATACTGTCATCTAGAGTTTTAATTTTTAGCACAGGCTGGTTCTGAATAAGCACCATCTGCATATCATCTTGTTGCTGTAAGCTGACCTGTGCAGATTGCATTTTGGCAAAATCTGGATAGGTCGCATACAAGATGTCACGCACCACATAATCAAAAGGCAGCAGCTTCATGGCATCAATGCGCTGCTCGACCTGGACTTTATTGCCATTAAAGCTGAGCTTAAACAGCTGCTGTCCGGTCAAGCTCAACGCCACCATATCCAAGTTACTGCCTTGTTGTTCCTGATACAGCAAGAAGCTAAAGCTATGTTCCTTCCATTGAACTTCAATCTGGTCCTGACGCTGATAACTTTGCGCTGACCAAGTCGACGTCACCAAGCCTTGGGCTTGCGGAATCAGGCTTTGGCAGCCACTGC encodes:
- the secF gene encoding protein translocase subunit SecF — protein: MMTENTQLNSKQYGRPDHERVIPFMKIALPAALLSIFLTVASIFFIATKGLNLGLDFTGGVAAELNYTNPVKPESVTQALSKAGFNDAVVQTLGSERDLMVRMPVQKDIEAEDLTKAITTAVQLPGNAAEVPKVDVVGGQVGNELYVRSAGAVALALLLMLVYVTIRFEFKLAMGAVLSLFHDIVVTLGVFAMTQWPFDLTVLAALLAIIGFSLNDNIVVSDRIRENFRKIRGAEPLEIVNIALTETLRRTIHTSATLLLVVVAMMVMGGAGLKWFSIAMCVGVFVGTYSSIYIGTAFALWRGLNRQDFIVQVKPEFDEENEIP
- a CDS encoding excinuclease — encoded protein: MKIKQFALVAVLGFGGVLSAQAADNMHDFDFQEAVKRAVDDGVLDGSVKFYLAGTKSGGRVIERGLITNKKTNGFAKSAESSCDHVLRSALIQFERTAKARGANAVTNLVSYYKANETKSTKTYQCAKGTAVAGVALKGDLVKL
- a CDS encoding beta-ketoacyl-ACP synthase, whose amino-acid sequence is MKRVVITGMSGITSLGETADQIFAQFAEGQSGIRYMPEWEIYTDLRSKLGGPVESFTVPKHFNRKVTRGMGRVALMSVVCAEKALEDAGLLGDEILTSGDTGVAFGSSAGSVDAIREFGAMLLENNMNQLNATTYIRMMSHTSAVNMTVYFGLKGLTLPTSSACTSGSMAIGQAYEAIKYGKQIVMLAGGAEELSAAGSAVFDVLLATSSKNDHPEQTPRPFDQNRDGLVVGEGAGCLILEEYEHAKARGAKIYAEIIGYGSNTDGQHVTRPDSEMMGRCMQLALKDAQVDATQIDYVNAHGTSTDQGDVAETQATLRILGKKPISSLKSYFGHTLGACGAIEAWLSIEMMQRQQFVPTLNLDHIDPTCAELDYIRGEMRNMSADMIMSNNFAFGGINTSLIFKKI
- a CDS encoding 3-ketoacyl-ACP reductase FabG2; this encodes MSRRILVTGSSRGIGKAIALELAKAGFDVTVHARSRQQEAEQVAQEIQALGQASHVLMFDVNDRAQIAAILEQDVAEHGAFYGVVLNAGLTRDGAFPALTDEDWDDVVSTSLNGFYNVLKPLMMPMIRLKQGGRIVTLSSVSGVMGNRGQVNYSAAKAGLIGATKALALELAKRKITVNCVAPGLIETEMVTEEVKEHALKMIPMQRMGQVEEVAKVVKFLCSDDASYITRQVISVNGGLI
- a CDS encoding 3-hydroxylacyl-ACP dehydratase, with amino-acid sequence MMDAVQFIPHEKPMVFVDHLIEANDEFAIAELTIRPELMFCEAEGLPTWTSIELMAQTVSVYAGHKGHSKGQQPRIGFLLGTRKMQLLVPYFELGSVVRIRVEQSYLHEGLGQFNCEIQYKEHNFTAMLSVYEPADNDDMIGKLK
- a CDS encoding beta-ketoacyl-[acyl-carrier-protein] synthase family protein; translation: MVHNPNTVHPAVGIQLSVGLSALGATADQLRYNLTHPINTLTESADFLPEQKVWVGAYHGELITEVPDVLKYVDSRNLRFALTALKEIEADVQTYVAQFPKHRLAVILGTSTSGVSDNEAAMKVYFTQQSEDLVDHRKQEMGCLAKAMQQYLGWHGPAYTISTACSSAAKALAAGQRLLNAGLADAVLVGGVDTLCRLTLNGFNSLESLSAGICQPCGAQRDGINIGEAAGLFLISKETAPVMLLGSGESMDAWHISAPHPEGQGAAQAMQKALEMAGIQTSDIGYLNMHGTSTPQNDAMEIKAVRTVFQEHDVPLSSTKHKTGHCLGAAGAIEAYICQQVLLDQSWLPLHQDGVLDPELDDQNYVLNPELNQPIRYVMSNSFAFGGSNISLILGTTCP
- a CDS encoding DUF3261 domain-containing protein, which encodes MTARVPLKLISLALASVLLCSGCQSLIPQAQGLVTSTWSAQSYQRQDQIEVQWKEHSFSFLLYQEQQGSNLDMVALSLTGQQLFKLSFNGNKVQVEQRIDAMKLLPFDYVVRDILYATYPDFAKMQSAQVSLQQQDDMQMVLIQNQPVLKIKTLDDSIELNNIQVPYQMVISPVSNTLENDEGMHGS